A region of Liolophura sinensis isolate JHLJ2023 chromosome 8, CUHK_Ljap_v2, whole genome shotgun sequence DNA encodes the following proteins:
- the LOC135473953 gene encoding uncharacterized protein LOC135473953 isoform X1, translated as MKGMTTKVVSPISQCVESYLTLICINTDRARQGCSLLCTCSNADPVQAFIVRQIVSQVLVTIDQVYSAEPTPMSKIKERIDKYIDRKVDEKIQELLEYCNRIEASAKAQAIKNSARISPCADTRMLSRKTTGTGYSSDSGMEEIPLDDVTIEIPGSSADDSTEKGKKSVLKRIFKQDKKPAEVTDEDTSFCLTNIFQKFPNV; from the exons ATGAAGGGCATGACCACAAAAGTTGTTTCCCCTATTTCACAGTGTGTTGAGAGTTATCTCACCCTGATCTGTATCAATACTG ATAGAGCCAGACAGGGATGTTCACTACTATGTACCT GCTCAAACGCTGACCCTGTCCAGGCTTTCATCGTGCGGCAGATTGTGTCCCAGGTTCTAGTTACTATTGATCAGGTATATAGTGCCGAACCCACGCCCATGAGCAAAATCAAAGAAAGAATCGACAAATACATCGATAGGAAAGTAGACGAGAAGATCCAAGAGTTGTTGGAATATTGCAATCGTATTGAGGCCAGTGCGAAAG cacaaGCCATAAAGAACTCTGCTAGGATTTCTCCATGTGCAGATACCCGGATGTTGTCAAGAAAGACGACTGGCACTGGTTACTCGTCCGACAGTGGCATGGAG GAAATCCCCCTTGATGACGTCACCATTGAAATTCCTGGCAGTTCCGCAGACGACAGCA CAGAAAAAGGAAAGAAGTCAGTGTTGAAGAGGATTTTCAAGCAAGACAAGAAACCGGCTGAGGTGACGGACGAAGACACAAGCTTTTGTCTTACAAATATCTTTCAGAAATTTCCAAATGTGTAG
- the LOC135473953 gene encoding uncharacterized protein LOC135473953 isoform X2, with translation MKGMTTKVVSPISQCVESYLTLICINTDRARQGCSLLCTCSNADPVQAFIVRQIVSQVLVTIDQVYSAEPTPMSKIKERIDKYIDRKVDEKIQELLEYCNRIEASAKAQAIKNSARISPCADTRMLSRKTTGTGYSSDSGMEEIPLDDVTIEIPGSSADDSKKGKKSVLKRIFKQDKKPAEVTDEDTSFCLTNIFQKFPNV, from the exons ATGAAGGGCATGACCACAAAAGTTGTTTCCCCTATTTCACAGTGTGTTGAGAGTTATCTCACCCTGATCTGTATCAATACTG ATAGAGCCAGACAGGGATGTTCACTACTATGTACCT GCTCAAACGCTGACCCTGTCCAGGCTTTCATCGTGCGGCAGATTGTGTCCCAGGTTCTAGTTACTATTGATCAGGTATATAGTGCCGAACCCACGCCCATGAGCAAAATCAAAGAAAGAATCGACAAATACATCGATAGGAAAGTAGACGAGAAGATCCAAGAGTTGTTGGAATATTGCAATCGTATTGAGGCCAGTGCGAAAG cacaaGCCATAAAGAACTCTGCTAGGATTTCTCCATGTGCAGATACCCGGATGTTGTCAAGAAAGACGACTGGCACTGGTTACTCGTCCGACAGTGGCATGGAG GAAATCCCCCTTGATGACGTCACCATTGAAATTCCTGGCAGTTCCGCAGACGACAGCA AAAAAGGAAAGAAGTCAGTGTTGAAGAGGATTTTCAAGCAAGACAAGAAACCGGCTGAGGTGACGGACGAAGACACAAGCTTTTGTCTTACAAATATCTTTCAGAAATTTCCAAATGTGTAG
- the LOC135473953 gene encoding uncharacterized protein LOC135473953 isoform X3, producing the protein MPCFDRARQGCSLLCTCSNADPVQAFIVRQIVSQVLVTIDQVYSAEPTPMSKIKERIDKYIDRKVDEKIQELLEYCNRIEASAKAQAIKNSARISPCADTRMLSRKTTGTGYSSDSGMEEIPLDDVTIEIPGSSADDSTEKGKKSVLKRIFKQDKKPAEVTDEDTSFCLTNIFQKFPNV; encoded by the exons ATGCCTTGTTTTG ATAGAGCCAGACAGGGATGTTCACTACTATGTACCT GCTCAAACGCTGACCCTGTCCAGGCTTTCATCGTGCGGCAGATTGTGTCCCAGGTTCTAGTTACTATTGATCAGGTATATAGTGCCGAACCCACGCCCATGAGCAAAATCAAAGAAAGAATCGACAAATACATCGATAGGAAAGTAGACGAGAAGATCCAAGAGTTGTTGGAATATTGCAATCGTATTGAGGCCAGTGCGAAAG cacaaGCCATAAAGAACTCTGCTAGGATTTCTCCATGTGCAGATACCCGGATGTTGTCAAGAAAGACGACTGGCACTGGTTACTCGTCCGACAGTGGCATGGAG GAAATCCCCCTTGATGACGTCACCATTGAAATTCCTGGCAGTTCCGCAGACGACAGCA CAGAAAAAGGAAAGAAGTCAGTGTTGAAGAGGATTTTCAAGCAAGACAAGAAACCGGCTGAGGTGACGGACGAAGACACAAGCTTTTGTCTTACAAATATCTTTCAGAAATTTCCAAATGTGTAG
- the LOC135473951 gene encoding LOW QUALITY PROTEIN: protein CA_C1420-like (The sequence of the model RefSeq protein was modified relative to this genomic sequence to represent the inferred CDS: deleted 1 base in 1 codon), which produces MRACQDVKRENSRSYRTVYLTAICLAFLSVVRECRSRIISAYVMPHGGIALDPGHFNTTNTTAKTEAWEIHRACVDVGKEIASVYPDVILLSTPHGIADYSNFVLYLNRRGVGFADTDNCVCPPCCYMVNVSLASEIAARIRDEFSAQSNVSGLSSFGPPGGEGVEPFPLRWAEVIPLHFVPFLNESETKTVILSQPSRRYTEDVAMIPELLTLGQNLYTFLEELDERVVVIISSDLAHTHDKSGPYGYSNASQPFDDACGKWASTLDADSLLKTAAEYVDRAKSCGYTGLVMLHGLMLSAGSFSWHPELYVNHHPSYYGMMVASFTRKIA; this is translated from the exons ATGAGAGCCTGCCAGGATGTAAAGCGAGAGAATTCGCGGTCGTATCGGACAGTTTATTTAACAGCGATTTGCTTAGCCTTCCTCTCAGTTGTTAGGGAATGTAGGTCACGTATAATATCAGCCTATGTGATGCCACACGGAGGTATCGCTTTAGATCCCGGCCACTTCAACACGACAAACACAACCGCGAAAACTGAGGCCTGGGAAATACATCGAGCTTGTGTAGACGTGGGCAAGGAGATTGCATCTGTCTATCCCGATGTAATTTTACTCAGTACCCCGCACGGAATAGCCGACTACAGTAACTTTGTGCTTTATCTGAACAGGCGTGGCGTCGGCTTTGCTGACACTGACAACTGTGTATGTCCTCCATGTTGTTACATGGTCAACGTGTCTTTAGCCAGTGAAATCGCGGCTCGAATCCGCGACGAATTCAGCGCCCAAAGTAACGTCAGTGGGCTGAGCTCATTCGGGCCACCGGGGGGT GAAGGGGTAGAACCATTTCCGTTGAG ATGGGCGGAGGTTATTCCACTTCATTTCGTGCCATTCCTAAACGAAAGTGAGACTAAGACGGTGATATTGTCTCAGCCCAGTAGGAGATACACAGAGGATGTGGCCATGATCCCAGAGCTTCTCACTCTCG gACAGAATCTGTACACGTTTCTGGAAGAGTTAGACGAAAGAGTTGTTGTGATCATAAGTTCTGACCTGGCCCACACTCATGACAAAAGCGGCCCATACGGGTACTCAAACGCGTCACAGCCTTTCGATGAC GCCTGTGGAAAGTGGGCGTCTACTCTGGACGCGGACTCACTCCTGAAGACCGCCGCTGAGTACGTAGACCGGGCTAAGTCCTGCGGTTACACGGGCCTCGTCATGCTTCACGGTCTGATGCTCTCTGCAGGCTCTTTTTCCTGGCACCCAGAGCTCTACGTCAACCATCACCCGAGCTATTACGGCATGATGGTCGCTTCCTTCACAAGAAAAATAGCATGA